One Ranitomeya imitator isolate aRanImi1 chromosome 1, aRanImi1.pri, whole genome shotgun sequence DNA window includes the following coding sequences:
- the LOC138658108 gene encoding sphingomyelin phosphodiesterase 5-like, whose product MPFSESPFSCRLLEVLFHLSCILVFPSYWFIDRLLSCTVSTSAERSCALRILCLVFGVPLFVLLFVVSLPLCVLGLLLWAPLHQVRRPFSYQRCVVAANPLDRTIIGVRSFIFISANLCLLPDGLARFSNLSHTQRRATAISRLLCAPQEAQDDGDSAPVCSAEDILPMIETPGNKVQGGEEDGPFEVSLVFPQDADFICLQEVFDGRASQKMRRCLGSSFPYILYDVGPSGPHGCGFKFFNSGLFLASRHPLLNAKYYIYPNGRGEDALASKGLLCVKVQLGETEQKQKIVGYINCTHLHAPESDAAIRCDQMSLLLQWVSDFQAENSQDGELVAFDVLCGDLNFDNCSSDDCLEQKHKLFSMYKDPCRDCAGQDRPGSVGTLLRQELLYHEAVNSPARLKSTLQSHGERRQYVASPLPQIEGSGDHWTGRRIDYILYREADTLLPVVVDKFQFITRLAGLSDHIPVSLHLSTTLPEISAL is encoded by the exons ATGCCTTTCTCCGAGTCGCCCTTCAGCTGCCGCCTGCTGGAAGTGCTCTTCCACCTGAGTTGTATCCTGGTGTTTCCATCCTACTGGTTTATTGATCGGCTGTTGTCTTGCACAGTCTCCACCAGTGCGGAGCGCTCCTGTGCTCTGCGTATCCTGTGTCTGGTATTTGGGGTGCCGCTGTTCGTGCTTCTCTTTGTAGTGTCCTTGCCCCTGTGTGTTCTCGGCCTCCTGCTCTGGGCTCCGCTTCACCAGGTCCGCCGGCCGTTCAGTTACCAGCGATGTGTGGTTGCCGCCAATCCTCTTGACAGGACCATCATAGGTGTCCGCTCTTTCATCTTCATCAGTGCCAATCTATGTCTTCTGCCAGATGGCTTGGCACGTTTCAGTAACCTGAGCCACACTCAACGTCGTGCCACTGCCATCTCCCGGCTTCTCTGTGCTCCTCAAGAGGCACAGGATGATGGTGACTCCGCACCAGTCTGCAGCGCTGAGGACATCCTACCCATGATCGAGACACCTGGTAATAAGGTCCAAGGTGGAGAAGAGGATGGCCCGTTTGAGGTTTCTCTTGTGTTCCCACAGGATGCAGACTTTATATGTCTACAGGAGGTGTTTGATGGCCGAGCGTCTCAGAAGATGCGCCGCTGCCTTGGCTCCTCTTTTCCCTACATCTTATATGACGTTGGCCCCTCAGGGCCACATGGTTGTGGTTTCAAGTTCTTCAATAGTGGACTATTCCTGGCCAGCCGGCACCCGCTGCTTAATGCCAAGTATTATATCTACCCAAATGGACGTGGGGAGGATGCTTTGGCATCCAAGGGCCTCCTGTGTGTTAAG GTTCAGTTAGGAGAGACAGAGCAGAAGCAAAAGATTGTGGGATACATAAACTGTACCCACCTCCATGCTCCAGAGA GCGATGCCGCCATACGCTGTGACCAGATGTCCCTGCTCCTTCAGTGGGTGTCTGACTTCCAGGCTGAGAACTCGCAGGACGGGGAACTTGTCGCCTTCGATGTTCTCTGTGGAGATCTGAACTTTGACAACTGCTCGTCAG ATGACTGCCTGGAGCAGAAACACAAGCTGTTTTCTATGTACAAAGATCCCTGTAGAGACTGCGCAGGGCAAGACCGGCCCGGATCTGTGG GGACTCTCCTCAGACAAGAGCTTCTCTACCATGAAGCGGTGAACTCACCGGCCCGGCTGAAGAG CACCCTCCAGTCACACGGTGAGCGGCGGCAGTATGTGGCGTCTCCATTACCTCAGATTGAGGGCAGCGGGGACCACTGGACGGGACGACGCATCGATTACATCCTGTACAGGGAGGCGGACACTCTGCTGCCAGTG